TCTCTCAGGTGGTGTTCTTCCCGTCTCATGTGTTCTGTCTTCTCACGACATCATGTCTTGCTTTACCCCAGGATCTCACGGTTCTACTTTCGGCGGTAATCCTTTGGCTTCCCGCGTTGCCATCGCCGCCCTCGAGGTCATCCGCGACGAGAAGCTGTGCCAAAGAGCCGCCCAACTGGGTAGCTCTTTCATCGCCCAATTGAAAGCTCTCCAAGCCAAATCTAACGGTATAATCTCTGAGGTGCGTGGTATGGGACTGCTTACCGCCATCGTAATCGACCCATCCAAGGCCAATGGTAAGACCGCTTGGGACTTGTGTCTATTGATGAAGGATCACGGCCTCTTGGCTAAGCCCACCCACGACCACATCATCAGATTGGCTCCTCCTTTGGTCATCTCCGAAGAGGACTTGCAAACCGGTGTCGAAACCATTGCCAAGTGTATCGATCTgttataatattaatacgcattttttttatgttttctcgtttcttttcttttttttgttttatatcttacacatttttaatatactaaaagtaaaataaaaaaatacgtACTGTTTCCCTTTGTTTTCTCCTCCTCTTTGCTTATATCTCCACTGCGCCATCGTCATCTTCAGAGGGCGTGCTGATTAGAGTCACTGTGTCTCCTCTGATGAACACCATTTCACATCGTCTTTCGGACTCACTCAACTCCTCGTTGTTTAATTGGTATATGGTCTCTACTGCATCACTCAGCACGATGTTGCAGTGTGAGTCGAACGCTTGCAGTGTGCCCACCAGCGTCCTGGCCCCGCGCAGCTTGATGTACACCCTCTCATCGAGATTGAGTTTCAATAAATCCAAAGGTGTCTCCATTTTCTTGAGTGTGCGTGATGttgtgtgtgtgtgtgtatTTATCTGCGTGTCTCTCCCCTGTTGTATTGGTTGCTAGAATGGATGGAAACATCCTGCCTCTTGTTTGTTCAAACCTCAGctttcttgctttttttcttctttcaataTCGCGACCTATCACACAGCACGGATAGCCAAAAGGGCGCATcaggaagaagaaaaaatatcatttCAGCAAACTAAAAGAATTGCCCTGAAAGCTATCGAGCCCTGGTAAGAGAGTACCATTCTATCTCTGCGgctagaaaaaaataccataaaaatataataaaaatgtgGAAGAGATCGTTCCACTCCCAAGGAGGGCCCCTGCGTGCCAGAACAAAGTTTACCAAACCAAAGCCAAAACAACCGGTGCTTCCCAAAGACAAAATAAGACCGCCCACTCAATTGACTCATCACTCCAACAACCTGAGGATTACCGAACCAATCCCACCAACAACCTCAAACCTGCGCTGTCCCGACGACCACCCGCTGTGGCAGTTCTTCTCCAACAAGAAATTCATCAGGTCCGCCGACGACTTGCCGCCTTCCAGCCATATCAGACCCTGGAGCATCCCAGAGTTGAGGCACAAGTCCTTTAACGACTTGCATTCCCTTTGGTACAACTGCCTCAGGGAGCAAAATGTGCTTGCTCGCGAAAACCATCTCTTGAAAAACATTGTTGGCTCCACGCATGACGAATTCAGTGAGCTCTCTAACTCTATCAGAACCACCATGTGGCAAATAAGACATGTACTTAACGAAAGAGAGCTGGCCTATAGCGCTTCACGCGAATTTTTACAGGATGAATCGGAGAGGAAAAAGTTCTTGGATACTTTGGCCAACGATTACTTCTTGAACAAGGATATCCCTGATGACGAAGTCGCCTCCATGCTCACACGATTCCAGTTGGCCATTTTCGGCATATCGGAAACCATCCAGGATAATACAGTCGACATTAACTTCATCGACGGGATCAAGTTCTTGGCAAACTTAAAACTACAGCGGTTCAAGGACTCCAATGACCTCATATCCGAAATATCACAAGAACCGATCACAGACGTGGGCGAGTCGTTCATCTTATTCACTTCCGACTTCGAACCTCATGCCGTTCAAGAGGCTTGTGTCGCCATCAAAGACCTGAGAAAGTCCCCAGATAATAAAGTCCCTAAATTAGACGAACTCCCCACCGTGAGAAAATACTTGAAACAGCTAATTCATGCAAGCTCCGTGGAGCAAGCAACTGCATGATTCCCGTGGGCTTCCTACCCTCTCTCctgtaaatatatatatatatatatatccaCACACACTCGCACATACATACACACATACATACACCTTTATATAGCTATACGCTGTATGTATTCAGAAATTAGTCACGTTGTGGAAAATCTCCCTAGCAATGCCGCCTACCTTACTCTTATTGTCGTTCTGTCCGTCCAGTGCGTACTTGTCTTTCACCAGGTCACGGGCGCTTAGCTCCAATTCTAGTGTGCTCCATTGCGATGTAACAATTTCGACTTCCTCAAGGGGGCAAACCTCCAGTAAGCGGCCCAAGATGCTCATCTGCAGAACAATTATCTCTGTGGGAATTTCATTATCCACCCAATTTGGATCGACAAACTTCCCCATTTGATAAAATGTTAACCAATGCTCATCGCCCAACGCCTTCATCATATGTTGGCCCGCTTCTTGACAAATTTCAAACACTTGCTTGCCCAATTCGTATGCTGTGCCAAAATCTAAATTCACCAAGGCATAGTCAATATGTAATACCATCAAATCCACTTCCACTTTACCCGTTTGGCCCTCTCTATTAATGGATAAGCTGTCGTAAATCCCGAATAACAAGCTTTTTGTAGTTGGCAGATCCTTATACAATCGCGGGTTCAGCTCTAATAAGTTGGATATTATATCGAGGGGGCAATCTCTATATTCTAGAATGTTGCTTGGTTTGAAAGCGGTATCTCTTGCGCCATTGTGCGACTTATTTAGGTTTATGGAATAATGCGACAATTTGTCTGATATCTCAAGCAATACTTCCAGCTTAGTTAGATTTGTGCCTGCCCGTTGCGACATATGCTTCTGAATTATTTGTAACGTTTGCGAagcttttttcatttcagGCTCTTTACGTAATCCATTAGAAGcattattgaagaaatgcCAGAAGAACTTCACCAGAAGTTCATATATTTGGGTATTGTTACTGTAGTCGAATCTTTCTATGATGGCTTCAATGTACGCGAACTCATTCATTTGTAAGAGGATTTCCAATATACTGTATAGCTTTTCATCCATACTAATTCGggtgaaaattttatcatcCTTGCTGATGTCCAAGACCGTTTCATACATGGCTTGCAAAAAACTGGAGATTTCGTTGGCTTTGTTAAATTCTTCATGGCATAGTGAAGAGAAATGGGCCAACTGAGCCGATTCTTCTTCCTGTGTTATGGCAAAGATTTctttaaatgaaaatttcGTGGAAcatttgatgaagaattcCATAAATTGTTTCATCTCTAGAGCAGTAATAGTTTTCTGTTCTTCTATTGTAATTTCATCAGGGAATCCACTCAAGATACTCCATAATTCATCAAGCTTATGAGTTAAACTGgataaattaaataaattCTCACTGTTGTGAAATAATATATCAACCACATTACTTTGCAATTTTCTGGACGCTTCACTGTTATCTTTTACTCCTTTTTCGAGACTGTAATAGAGCTTTATAAATAACTGGTAATTAGTATCAGATTTTAGTGAGAACTGCTgtttattgaagaattcCGTAATGAACGTTTCCCATTTCTTCCCATAAGACAAAGTGGGAGCtaattcatcttcaataaCATCTGCTATACCAATATATCCTTGCATATCCTCTACACCGTCAAATATTATCTTAAATAACTCGCTATCAGGCATTTTTTCCCATTCGTTGATTTTAAATATGAGATGAAGCCGTTTATTTAGGTGGTCGAGGGGTTTTAATACTCCTTCTACCCATCCTATAAATTTTGTAGATAACACTTTTGACTTGGCAGTCTCCCATAGTACAGAATATAATAAAGGTGTTTCAGGTATCATTTCATTACATATTAAAATCCTTTCTCTCAACCACTCCTCAAAATTCTCCAAGGTCTTGTTATTGAGTTTTTTGCTTATGAATTCTTGCAGTTCATGATATCTGTTCGATCTCGTTGTGGTATCACTTTCAATTAATGGAATCAAACTGCTGTCACTTTCTAATAGTTCTACTATTACATCTTCGTCGGTTGTTTCTTCCCCTTCCGGACTTTGCACCTCCTCTTCTAATTCACGAAGAAACAAAAGGTTTTTTGGGTCATCTAATTCTGGCCACAAAACACAGAGAATCTCCAAGTACTTGGATTGTGAGCCCAGTCTAGTAGACAACTTTTTGATATTGCGCGTGTCAGCCCTAGATGCAAAAATGCAAGCTAACAAATATAGTTGCTCTTCCAACATTTTTACTGCAATTTTCTTGGCAACCTATCAATACTCTCTGATATAACCAGTTATTGTCTATTTACAAttggtttttcttttccctagtttttctttttctctgCACCTTGCCTCTTCCTCacaatttcaataaattaCAGTATATTTACGAAAGAgtaacaaaaatttcaacaGGTCACACAGAGCAGAAATACCTATTTGAAACGAAAGGAAGATCGTTCATGTTGCTATATATGTTCTtaaaaatgatttaaaaTTATACAAATATTGTATACAGTAGTATAGTTATAGAATTATCTTTTTGACGAGGTTAATGACATCATAGAATAGAGAGTTATTAAAGAgactaaaaaaattaaaatcgaaaaagaaagatttaaaaaataagataTGCATCACTCCTTTTTCCTGTTCCTTTCCTttctattttattattggttCCTTTACACAGTTTCCAAGACTTCGTCCTTGAAACCGGTAACCTTCTTACCCTTTTCTTCACCAGAACCTTCACCGTGCAAAGCCATCAAAGCACCGACATCGAACTTTGGTTGTTTCAACAACTTAACCTTTCTAACATGGATGTTTTGTAGTGGGAAAATGTCCTTGGTGgcgttttcaatttccttgTTGATAACTTCTGGAATCAACTTGGAGGTCAATTGGGCCAAGGTAGATCCTTGAACTTCCTTAGTCAAGATTTCGGAAATAACCTTTCTGATAGCTCTGATATGGGAAGATTGAGCGTAAGAGTGTCTCTTAACTTGGTTAGCTTGCTTTCTGGTGAAGGCGATAGCAAAGATTCTCAAAACGTAATCATCAGAAGTCTTAACAGTAACGTTAGCTTCGATCAAAGTTTGCCACTTTCTAACCATGGATCTCAATTTATCAGTAGTGAAGTCCATACCGTGGAAGTTGGTCAATAAATTCTTACCTTGGACTTCGTCAACTCttaatttgatttttctgaAAGAGTGGTCTTCAGAACCCTGTAAGTCAGCCAAGCAAACTTCGACAACTCTACCTTTCAAAGCATCTGAAGCACTCTTCAAACCAGTGGACTTGTTAACTAAAGTCTTACCAACATTtctgttttcaaaagtgGATGGAGCTTTAATGTCGAACCATTCCTTTCTGGTAAATGGGTCAACGACTCTCTTCTTTTGACCTTTCTTACCCTTGGATAGTCTCTTATTCTTTCCGACAGCCATGATTAAACGATTGGTTATTCGTGTGCTTGTTTTGTTTCCTTAATATTAAAGTTCACAACGTGAACACCTTCCTTTCTTAATAGAATAGTTGTGACATCTAGTCATTTTGGGTATATTATCGCGCAGGTGAGAGAGTCCTGGAATTTCCAGCGGATGGTGACGCGAGGCATCCGTAGTGCACAATAAAAAGTtagtttttcattaaccgaaaaaaaaaaaaaaataaaatatattaatGTTTGGGTTTCAACGTTTCCGTGGGTCTGGGTCCACAACAGAAAACTGTCCTGAAGTTTGATTAGGTTTTAGTAAGTAAACAGTTATGGTTACATTATTAAGGAATACAGAAGAGACTGCATGTGTACATAGGCATATCTATGGCGGAAGTGAAAATGAATGTTGGTGGTCAAATGCAGtccatatttttgaattcttcatcCATCGAAAAGGCGTAATTTATTTCTAAAGGAAGTTTTAGTTCTACCATAATGCTTGCACTGGGCTCCTCGAGCACCACAACAACTAATTTTTCTCCCACTAAATCATTCACTACACTTATCCAAGAAAATTGCTTTAGTTTCTCTATAGTTATTGCGGGCTCCCAGGCACCGCATATGACCTtcttaatttcttttgacgCCTTGTACCCTGGGTTGTCCCGCAACATCTTCACCATCTTAATCAGGACGGTCTCCAGAGCAAGCGTATGACGATTCGTGCCTTCGGTTTCTTGCGCCAGggtatataaaaatgttCTCATCAACAGAGACATTCCTATaatcttctttgaaatagTTTCATCCTTGAATCCGTTAATAGCTTCTGAGAAATAGCGTGGTACCATCTCCTGTGACACTACCAATTTACCCTTTTGTAGACCACCTTTCCGTACGAAGTcttttttagaaatttctaCGGCAGCTTCACATATTTTGAATGCTTTTTCAGTACTACCACTTACGTTGGCTACGTTCTTTGCAATAAGTTGAGtgattttgttgttgatcTTATGATTGATTACTATCACATTATCTGGTATTTTCTGGTTCTGTCCTTCGCGAATATTATTGTAAATAGTCATTTCCTTCTTATCATTTACTTTGACATGAAAAGGTTTCAATAAAGATTTGAGTCGCGTGATGATCATTTGTTGCAATTCATTCTTGTCCACCTTATTAAGTTTGATTTCGGTAAAGTGTGCTTTGAGGGAGGGcattatatttatttgCTCTCTAATCGTCACATTATGTCCGCCAACGCAAATGATAGacaattttgaatttttcgaAGAAATCCATTTCTCGAAATATTGTAAAATCTTCTCACTCAATAGATTTTCCGGATTTTGTATTAATATTAGtgtctttctcttttttgcTTTCGGGACATTTGTAATATAGAAGTTTAAGGCCTCTAGTGATATATCACCGCAtagattttctttagaaaTGGCGAACCATATTTTCTCATATAATGCATCCATTCCTGCCAGTTCCAAGGCATCAATATGAATGTAATCGAAAATAGGTAGTTCCTTTCGGGCCGAAGAGGTGATCAACTCATCCATTACATCATTCACAAGCTGGAATTTAGTAGAATCATCTGCATTGGTAATATAAAATAGTTTATTTTGGGAAGACATCAAACTGTCGTAAATCGGAAGGAATATTCTTGTAAAATCCTCCACTTGTGATTTTAGTAGTTCTCTCTTTTGTAAAGATTCTCTAATTGATTCctctaaatttatatcaGCGTTAAAATTTGACAGAATGGTTTCTCTTCCAGATGAAGAGCATGCTTTTCTAAACTTATCCTCAAGGCCTGCAACGTCCAAGCTTGACTGTTCGTCTGTtaatttgttcaattggGAGGAATCTGTTACTTGATTATCTGGTGCAAACCGGTCTAAAATTatctgatatttttttttcaactttgaCAAAGTAGCGAAATCAATCATCTTTGCATTACCTTTTTCTGGTGTAGGATTTTCGTTCATACTATGAATTTTGGTGTTGCCCCTGGGAATTCCAGGTTTTCCATTTCCGTTCATTTCGTTATCTGTTTCTGTAGTGTaatttttagaaaattcTTGTGTTTCTTGAATGTGgatttttctaattttacTGCTCAATTCGCTTCCGTGAGCGCCACGTCTTTTATTTACTGGTATTATTGCTTCATCAGAACTTTCTGAACTAACTTCATCTGTTTCCTCTTCAAGCCCACCATCATCACTCACTTCTGGATTATTTGCATATACAAAATTCTCTCGGCCGTCAACGAGTTCTGTAGATGTCTTCTCTGGCTTTGACCCAGGTTTACTTGAAAGCACAGATGTTTCATTGTTTGGCTCATAATCGGATTCCTGTTCTGAAGAGTTTATTGGTATTTCCTCTGAAACAATTAGTTCCTTTGATATAGatcttttttgtaaaattttcGAAGAATCTGTAGGTGATGTGAGCGCAGAAGGGGACGCCGATGAGATGTTAGGGGAAACAGACTCTTCTTGGGGAGAAATTGAACCATGAGTTGTTGACGTTCCTCGCTGAGACGGTATATTTCCATTATTTACGTCATCATCTGCAGAGGGCTCgattttaatttttttcattgaaggTTTCTTTGCTAGTCTTTTTGAAGATCTTTCAACTCCCATCTTATGCATCACCTGTCTATTTGTCTTCTGCCCACTCACTGGTACAGATACTCTTTTCAAGTATTCATCAGATTGTTTGGGTTCCATTTCCTTTACTCTTCttatgatttgaaaaatatcaattgGTACAAACTTTTCCGCAGTAGGTTCGCATGCATAACGTACTAGAAAATCTCTATCCTCTATTTTATCGATACTACTATCATTCCATTGTGACTCTGGCAGTATCTGTCCAACTGCAATGAAATCCTTAAGCCAAATCTCTGATAGCTCAGCAGTTAAATATAACTCGCTCTTATTTACTtcgttgaaaaatttatcttTGTAAAATTCTAAAGGATGATCTTCCTTTATTAGATCTGGCCTGAATTGTTCGTAGTACAGTTTTGGTTTGAGTTCAAACCATCTCaagtaagaaaaaaccCAAATCTCCACAACATTATTAAGTGTATTGAGTCTGATCTCATGGATCAAGTAGACAGAATATGTTTCCGTCACATTATCATTAAATATCACGCTCTCACCCTTCCCAAAACTCAATCCATcagaaattcttttcagaAATACGTTTTCTCctcctctttttcttgatcttcttctatTGTTGTCGTCAATAACCCTCCCCTGATCATCTGTAATGATAACTTGCCAACCGTCCAAATCTTTCAATGTTTTAGCCATTTTAGCTAATCCAATTGTTAGAACAAAACAACTTTCTTAAACCCCTGTAAGGAAGGTGATGAAAGGGCTGCTTAtgtgtttttctttttcatacTATGTTcattttaacttttttggaaagaataGCGTTTTCGCGGTCATATTACTGATGCGATGAAAATTTAcaattatttctttatttagATTGATACATAATATGGTTAACTTTAAATACATCTTTTGGACGCCGCATAAACAAACGTCCCGAATACTTTGTTCCCCTGGATTCGTTGTTTGCTTAACACTGTCAACTCTCTACTTAGTTTCATTTACACCATTTCTTTGTGTATCAGTCATTGCGAATACCCTTGCATATCTAATGGATCGAAAATAAATGGTGATGTCAAGAATACGAGATACAATAGCCAGGCCATTCCAGAACCTTACAGCCCTTGAGAAAGTGGTACAGTGGCTAAGATTAGGGACGACATTACTCATAATCTCTTTCGGGTTGGCGTTGACTGTCGGACCCCTTTCTTCGCCAAGAACATTGTACATGTCACGACTGGATACTTACTCTGCTGATATTACGACGGGTTTATTTACCGTGTTGAGAGAGTCTATGGAGCAGTCGACATCtacagaagaaaataacgGTGTAGGCTTAACAACATCCGAACTGTATATATTGACTGCTTACACCGAAAGTCAGATAAAGAATGTTCCTCAGTACATCACAGTGTCGCTTTATGGGAGGTGCGATTCAACATATACCATGGTGGAAGTATTCGACTCTGAAGGAAATATGCATAGCGTAAAGAATTCGACTACTAAGAGTACCTGCAGTAGCATAGGAACGGACTATCTTTTTGATTATCGTGAGGTTTTAGAAAGCTTGGGTTTAGATATCATTTTAGATTATGCATACAACAAAATCGGTTCACAACAGGCAGAAAGTTCTGCATACACGACCTACATGAGGAGTTTAAAACATAAAAAGGCCAACGTGTTACATTTACTCTATGCAGTTATTAGTTTCCAGGTGTGTATGTTATTTTTCATGATATGGTACTACTACATAAAGGGAAGGTTTATGAACGCCCTCAAAGAAAGGGCACTTGTTCATATCAACTCTCTACTATCGCTAGTTGTTTTCATTGGGGGCCTGATAAGTAGCATAAGCCTTGCCTGGGTTAACTACACTATTCAGTCTAGAATTAATACAGAATTAGAGGCCTTCGGGTTTTCTTACCATCTTGGAGTTACATGGTTTGCGCTTCTGTGGTGTTTTGCAGGTTTGATTTCTGTGTCATGCTTAGCTTGGTCTGGCTTAGAATGGTGTATTTCCGATAATGGCACGTCCTATGGAGGTGGAATCGATGATAAATTCTTAGGCTACCAAGCCGGTGTATTTACTGATGCAGATCTAGACGATGAAACTTCTTACAGTCAACGTTATCCGCAACGACAGTCTACTTCGGGCGAGGCTGAACTGATGAGAAACAGTGATACTATGGCAacaataagaaaaacatcTGATGTTGACTTAAATAGTGAAAATGATGCTAACACCAGTTTAGACCATGGAAATCCCACCGCAAATATAAGCAATGGCGGCAAACACGAACCATTTGCTACTAGAGAGGAATTCGAATTGCAGGACATAAGATTCCGGTCAAGCAACGACAGTGAAGAAAGTATGCAAAGGGTTATCAAGCCTTCGTCAGCATTACAGTTTTGAATTCTTTCACCCATCATTCAAAATGCATATGCATACTATATTTGTCTAGTTTTTaattatataataataataacagaaacaaaaaatcgCATTCATCGTTTaatcttatttttcttttttcacctttttcTTGTGAAATTGCCAAGCGCTTAAAAAATCGTTATTTCAGAACTAAACATCATTAAGCAAcgaagaagagaaaagcGGAACTATAACCATGAGTGATACTACGGAAGTCCCTAGGCAATCATCTGAGAACGACCAGGATAATAACTTGGAAAGAACCAACTCATTAAAAAGTCCGGACGTGACCAACAATATACCAagtcttttcaaattagCCGCCGAATGGCAAATCAACAATCCACAGGAAACCTTCCAAAACCATATCCTGGAAAATGATGTActcaagaaaattaatgaaatcACTCATTTGATCCGGGAATCGTACAAAGACCTCTCCAGTCAAGATGGGATGATGTCCAAACAACAACAGGAAAAGATGGATTGGGATTTGTTTTGTACTGTTCCTGTAAACATTATTGAGCAATATACAAAAGACATGGACGaaatatatgaaaaaatggaaaggCTAGCAAAAGTAAGTATAGGTCGAAACTAGGCATCCTGTGCCATCTCAATTTTACTACGTTCTTTTACTAATAATGCAAATTTAATAACAGCAACAACGTCTTTGGTGTGAATCCGCTTTTCAAATAGACGTGGAAAGATGTGGTGACTCCATTCTCAATGCTGAAACgtggatgaagaagaaagagcGCCATTTAGAgtacaaaaatattgaaatgGAAAGATCCGCAAATGAAATTAAGGAAACTATTCAAAGACTAACAGATGATAGATGAGCCATACTCAAATATATCTGCGATATTGCTAATGTTAGCTATTTCTCacatttgctttttttgattttatttatttacttttacGACAACTGGCCTTATCACTCGGCTCTCTAAAAGAAGTCATGTTCCCTTCGTTGggttaattttttttttttttttttttgtttatatgttttttttttttttgccagGTATTGTTAGCGCCAGAtagcaaaaaattttattcaGGGATACTGAACACCGGGGAAGTTAACTGAGTATATCGGTTATCATTATAAACACAAGAATGTAAgccagaaagaaaaataaacgTCCACCCCTCGAACTTTCACATATAAG
Above is a genomic segment from Saccharomyces cerevisiae S288C chromosome XII, complete sequence containing:
- the LSM3 gene encoding U4/U6-U5 snRNP complex subunit LSM3 (Lsm (Like Sm) protein; part of heteroheptameric complexes (Lsm2p-7p and either Lsm1p or 8p): cytoplasmic Lsm1p complex involved in mRNA decay; nuclear Lsm8p complex part of U6 snRNP and possibly involved in processing tRNA, snoRNA, and rRNA; protein increases in abundance and relocalizes from nucleus to cytoplasmic foci upon DNA replication stress), with translation METPLDLLKLNLDERVYIKLRGARTLVGTLQAFDSHCNIVLSDAVETIYQLNNEELSESERRCEMVFIRGDTVTLISTPSEDDDGAVEI
- the MRPL4 gene encoding mitochondrial 54S ribosomal protein uL29m MRPL4 (Mitochondrial ribosomal large subunit of the polypeptide tunnel exit; required for mitochondrial ribosome large subunit assembly; homolog of prokaryotic L29 ribosomal protein; located at the ribosomal tunnel exit), with the translated sequence MWKRSFHSQGGPLRARTKFTKPKPKQPVLPKDKIRPPTQLTHHSNNLRITEPIPPTTSNLRCPDDHPLWQFFSNKKFIRSADDLPPSSHIRPWSIPELRHKSFNDLHSLWYNCLREQNVLARENHLLKNIVGSTHDEFSELSNSIRTTMWQIRHVLNERELAYSASREFLQDESERKKFLDTLANDYFLNKDIPDDEVASMLTRFQLAIFGISETIQDNTVDINFIDGIKFLANLKLQRFKDSNDLISEISQEPITDVGESFILFTSDFEPHAVQEACVAIKDLRKSPDNKVPKLDELPTVRKYLKQLIHASSVEQATA
- the SEC39 gene encoding Sec39p (Component of the Dsl1p tethering complex; this complex interacts with ER SNAREs Sec20p and Use1p; mediates Sey1p-independent homotypic ER fusion; proposed to be involved in protein secretion; localizes to the ER and nuclear envelope); protein product: MLEEQLYLLACIFASRADTRNIKKLSTRLGSQSKYLEILCVLWPELDDPKNLLFLRELEEEVQSPEGEETTDEDVIVELLESDSSLIPLIESDTTTRSNRYHELQEFISKKLNNKTLENFEEWLRERILICNEMIPETPLLYSVLWETAKSKVLSTKFIGWVEGVLKPLDHLNKRLHLIFKINEWEKMPDSELFKIIFDGVEDMQGYIGIADVIEDELAPTLSYGKKWETFITEFFNKQQFSLKSDTNYQLFIKLYYSLEKGVKDNSEASRKLQSNVVDILFHNSENLFNLSSLTHKLDELWSILSGFPDEITIEEQKTITALEMKQFMEFFIKCSTKFSFKEIFAITQEEESAQLAHFSSLCHEEFNKANEISSFLQAMYETVLDISKDDKIFTRISMDEKLYSILEILLQMNEFAYIEAIIERFDYSNNTQIYELLVKFFWHFFNNASNGLRKEPEMKKASQTLQIIQKHMSQRAGTNLTKLEVLLEISDKLSHYSINLNKSHNGARDTAFKPSNILEYRDCPLDIISNLLELNPRLYKDLPTTKSLLFGIYDSLSINREGQTGKVEVDLMVLHIDYALVNLDFGTAYELGKQVFEICQEAGQHMMKALGDEHWLTFYQMGKFVDPNWVDNEIPTEIIVLQMSILGRLLEVCPLEEVEIVTSQWSTLELELSARDLVKDKYALDGQNDNKSKVGGIAREIFHNVTNF
- the RPS1A gene encoding 40S ribosomal protein eS1 RPS1A (Ribosomal protein of the small (40S) subunit; homologous to mammalian ribosomal protein S3A, no bacterial homolog; RPS1A has a paralog, RPS1B, that arose from the whole genome duplication), whose product is MAVGKNKRLSKGKKGQKKRVVDPFTRKEWFDIKAPSTFENRNVGKTLVNKSTGLKSASDALKGRVVEVCLADLQGSEDHSFRKIKLRVDEVQGKNLLTNFHGMDFTTDKLRSMVRKWQTLIEANVTVKTSDDYVLRIFAIAFTRKQANQVKRHSYAQSSHIRAIRKVISEILTKEVQGSTLAQLTSKLIPEVINKEIENATKDIFPLQNIHVRKVKLLKQPKFDVGALMALHGEGSGEEKGKKVTGFKDEVLETV
- the SIR3 gene encoding chromatin-silencing protein SIR3 (Silencing protein; interacts with Sir2p, Sir4p, and histone H3/H4 tails to establish transcriptionally silent chromatin; required for spreading of silenced chromatin; recruited to chromatin through interaction with Rap1p; C-terminus assumes variant winged helix-turn-helix (wH) fold that mediates homodimerization, which is critical for holo-SIR complex loading; required for telomere hypercluster formation in quiescent yeast cells; has paralog ORC1 from whole genome duplication) — encoded protein: MAKTLKDLDGWQVIITDDQGRVIDDNNRRRSRKRGGENVFLKRISDGLSFGKGESVIFNDNVTETYSVYLIHEIRLNTLNNVVEIWVFSYLRWFELKPKLYYEQFRPDLIKEDHPLEFYKDKFFNEVNKSELYLTAELSEIWLKDFIAVGQILPESQWNDSSIDKIEDRDFLVRYACEPTAEKFVPIDIFQIIRRVKEMEPKQSDEYLKRVSVPVSGQKTNRQVMHKMGVERSSKRLAKKPSMKKIKIEPSADDDVNNGNIPSQRGTSTTHGSISPQEESVSPNISSASPSALTSPTDSSKILQKRSISKELIVSEEIPINSSEQESDYEPNNETSVLSSKPGSKPEKTSTELVDGRENFVYANNPEVSDDGGLEEETDEVSSESSDEAIIPVNKRRGAHGSELSSKIRKIHIQETQEFSKNYTTETDNEMNGNGKPGIPRGNTKIHSMNENPTPEKGNAKMIDFATLSKLKKKYQIILDRFAPDNQVTDSSQLNKLTDEQSSLDVAGLEDKFRKACSSSGRETILSNFNADINLEESIRESLQKRELLKSQVEDFTRIFLPIYDSLMSSQNKLFYITNADDSTKFQLVNDVMDELITSSARKELPIFDYIHIDALELAGMDALYEKIWFAISKENLCGDISLEALNFYITNVPKAKKRKTLILIQNPENLLSEKILQYFEKWISSKNSKLSIICVGGHNVTIREQINIMPSLKAHFTEIKLNKVDKNELQQMIITRLKSLLKPFHVKVNDKKEMTIYNNIREGQNQKIPDNVIVINHKINNKITQLIAKNVANVSGSTEKAFKICEAAVEISKKDFVRKGGLQKGKLVVSQEMVPRYFSEAINGFKDETISKKIIGMSLLMRTFLYTLAQETEGTNRHTLALETVLIKMVKMLRDNPGYKASKEIKKVICGAWEPAITIEKLKQFSWISVVNDLVGEKLVVVVLEEPSASIMVELKLPLEINYAFSMDEEFKNMDCI